A single Drosophila ananassae strain 14024-0371.13 chromosome 3L, ASM1763931v2, whole genome shotgun sequence DNA region contains:
- the LOC6494640 gene encoding transcription factor collier isoform X6 — protein sequence MDWGRKLYPSAVSGPRSAGGLMFGLPPTAADMNQPRGPMTSLKEEPLGSRWAMQPVVDQSNLGIGRAHFEKQPPSNLRKSNFFHFVIALYDRAGQPIEIERTAFIGFIEKDSESDATKTNNGIQYRLQLLYANGARQEQDIFVRLIDSVSKQAIIYEGQDKNPEMCRVLLTHEVMCSRCCDKKSCGNRNETPSDPVIIDRFFLKFFLKCNQNCLKNAGNPRDMRRFQVVISTQVAVDGPLLAISDNMFVHNNSKHGRRAKRLDTTEGLYPPLPVATPCIKAISPSEGWTTGGATVIIVGDNFFDGLQVVFGTMLVWSELITSHAIRVQTPPRHIPGVVEVTLSYKSKQFCKGSPGRFVYVSLNEPTIDYGFQRLQKLIPRHPGDPEKLQKEIILKRAADLVEALYSMPSRSPGGSTGFNSYAGQLAVSVQDGSGQWTEDDYQRAQSSSVSPRGGYCSSASTPHSSGGSYGATAASAAVAASANGYAPAPNMGTLSSSPGSVFNSTSRVSSLSFNPFALPTCNTQGYSTSQLVTSTK from the exons ATGGACTGGGGCCGGAAGCTCTATCCGAGCGCCGTCTCCGGCCCCCGATCCGCCGGAGGTCTGATGTTCGGCCTTCCGCCCACCGCCGCCGACATGAACCAGCCCCGGGGACCGATGACCTCGCTCAAGGAGGAGCCCCTGGGCAGCCGGTGGGCCATGCAGCCCGTCGTGGATCAGAGCAA TTTGGGCATCGGCCGCGCCCACTTTGAGAAGCAGCCGCCCAGTAATTTGCGAAAGTCGAACTTCTTTCACTTCGTGATCGCTCTCTACGACCGAGCTGGGCAGCCCATTGAGATCGAGAGGACGGCCTTCATAGGATTCATCGAAAAGGACTCGGAGTCGGATGCCACCAAGACGAACAATGGTATCCAGTACCGATTGCAGTTGCTCTATGCCAATG GAGCCCGCCAGGAACAGGACATATTCGTGCGCCTTATCGACTCAGTATCCAAGCAG GCCATCATTTATGAGGGACAGGACAAAAATCCCGAAATGTGTCGAGTTCTGCTAACGCACGAGGTGATGTGCAG CCGCTGCTGTGATAAAAAGAGCTGTGGTAACCGCAACGAGACGCCATCGGACCCCGTCATTATTGATCG ATTCTTTCTCAAGTTCTTCTTGAAGTGCAACCAGAATTGTCTAAAGAATGCCGGCAACCCGCGGGACATGCGCAGATTCCAG GTGGTCATCTCCACACAAGTGGCCGTTGATGGACCATTACTGGCCATCTCCGACAACATGTTCGTGCACAATAACTCGAAGCACGGACGAAGGGCCAAGCGGCTGGACACCACGGAAG GATTGTATCCACCTCTCCCAGTGGCCACGCCCTGCATCAAGGCCATCTCGCCCAGCGAAGGCTGGACCACCGGCGGCGCCACGGTCATCATTGTGGGTGACAACTTTTTCGACGGCCTCCAGGTGGTGTTCGGGACAATGCTGGTGTGGAGCGAGCTGATCACCTCACACGCCATCCGGGTGCAGACTCCGCCGCGGCACATTCCCGGCGTGGTGGAGGTCACGCTCTCCTACAAAAGCAAGCAGTTCTGCAAGGGATCCCCCGGACGCTTCGTCTATGTCT CTCTCAACGAACCCACAATCGACTACGGTTTCCAGCGCCTGCAAAAGCTCATTCCCCGTCATCCCGGAGATCCAGAGAAGCTTCAAAAGGAGATCATCCTAAAACGGGCAGCCGATCTGGTCGAGGCTCTCTACTCCATGCCGAG CAGATCCCCGGGCGGTTCAACGGGCTTCAATTCGTATGCCGGCCAGCTGGCGGTCAGTGTTCAGGACGGCAGTGGTCAGTGGACCGAGGACGACTACCAACGCGCCCAGTCGAGCAGTGTGAGTCCACGGGGCGGATACTGCAGTAGCGCCTCCACGCCGCACAGCTCGGGAGGATCTTATGGGGCAACTGCGGCCAGTGCAGCAGTGGCAGCCTCCGCCAATGGATATGCACCCGCTCCGAACATGGGTACACTGTCCTCCTCGCCCGGCAGTGTCTTCAATTCCACGTCAA gGGTCAGCAGCCTGAGTTTCAATCCCTTCGCCCTGCCCACCTGCAATACCCAGGGCTATAGCACCAGTCAGCTGGTGACGTCAACCAAATAA
- the LOC6494640 gene encoding transcription factor collier isoform X4 has translation MDWGRKLYPSAVSGPRSAGGLMFGLPPTAADMNQPRGPMTSLKEEPLGSRWAMQPVVDQSNLGIGRAHFEKQPPSNLRKSNFFHFVIALYDRAGQPIEIERTAFIGFIEKDSESDATKTNNGIQYRLQLLYANGARQEQDIFVRLIDSVSKQAIIYEGQDKNPEMCRVLLTHEVMCSRCCDKKSCGNRNETPSDPVIIDRFFLKFFLKCNQNCLKNAGNPRDMRRFQVVISTQVAVDGPLLAISDNMFVHNNSKHGRRAKRLDTTEGTGNTSLSISGHPLAPDSTYDGLYPPLPVATPCIKAISPSEGWTTGGATVIIVGDNFFDGLQVVFGTMLVWSELITSHAIRVQTPPRHIPGVVEVTLSYKSKQFCKGSPGRFVYVSLNEPTIDYGFQRLQKLIPRHPGDPEKLQKEIILKRAADLVEALYSMPRSPGGSTGFNSYAGQLAVSVQDGSGQWTEDDYQRAQSSSVSPRGGYCSSASTPHSSGGSYGATAASAAVAASANGYAPAPNMGTLSSSPGSVFNSTSRVSSLSFNPFALPTCNTQGYSTSQLVTSTK, from the exons ATGGACTGGGGCCGGAAGCTCTATCCGAGCGCCGTCTCCGGCCCCCGATCCGCCGGAGGTCTGATGTTCGGCCTTCCGCCCACCGCCGCCGACATGAACCAGCCCCGGGGACCGATGACCTCGCTCAAGGAGGAGCCCCTGGGCAGCCGGTGGGCCATGCAGCCCGTCGTGGATCAGAGCAA TTTGGGCATCGGCCGCGCCCACTTTGAGAAGCAGCCGCCCAGTAATTTGCGAAAGTCGAACTTCTTTCACTTCGTGATCGCTCTCTACGACCGAGCTGGGCAGCCCATTGAGATCGAGAGGACGGCCTTCATAGGATTCATCGAAAAGGACTCGGAGTCGGATGCCACCAAGACGAACAATGGTATCCAGTACCGATTGCAGTTGCTCTATGCCAATG GAGCCCGCCAGGAACAGGACATATTCGTGCGCCTTATCGACTCAGTATCCAAGCAG GCCATCATTTATGAGGGACAGGACAAAAATCCCGAAATGTGTCGAGTTCTGCTAACGCACGAGGTGATGTGCAG CCGCTGCTGTGATAAAAAGAGCTGTGGTAACCGCAACGAGACGCCATCGGACCCCGTCATTATTGATCG ATTCTTTCTCAAGTTCTTCTTGAAGTGCAACCAGAATTGTCTAAAGAATGCCGGCAACCCGCGGGACATGCGCAGATTCCAG GTGGTCATCTCCACACAAGTGGCCGTTGATGGACCATTACTGGCCATCTCCGACAACATGTTCGTGCACAATAACTCGAAGCACGGACGAAGGGCCAAGCGGCTGGACACCACGGAAGGTACAGGCAACACATCCCTGTCCATTTCCGGTCACCCCCTAGCGCCCGACAGTACCTACGATG GATTGTATCCACCTCTCCCAGTGGCCACGCCCTGCATCAAGGCCATCTCGCCCAGCGAAGGCTGGACCACCGGCGGCGCCACGGTCATCATTGTGGGTGACAACTTTTTCGACGGCCTCCAGGTGGTGTTCGGGACAATGCTGGTGTGGAGCGAGCTGATCACCTCACACGCCATCCGGGTGCAGACTCCGCCGCGGCACATTCCCGGCGTGGTGGAGGTCACGCTCTCCTACAAAAGCAAGCAGTTCTGCAAGGGATCCCCCGGACGCTTCGTCTATGTCT CTCTCAACGAACCCACAATCGACTACGGTTTCCAGCGCCTGCAAAAGCTCATTCCCCGTCATCCCGGAGATCCAGAGAAGCTTCAAAAGGAGATCATCCTAAAACGGGCAGCCGATCTGGTCGAGGCTCTCTACTCCATGCCGAG ATCCCCGGGCGGTTCAACGGGCTTCAATTCGTATGCCGGCCAGCTGGCGGTCAGTGTTCAGGACGGCAGTGGTCAGTGGACCGAGGACGACTACCAACGCGCCCAGTCGAGCAGTGTGAGTCCACGGGGCGGATACTGCAGTAGCGCCTCCACGCCGCACAGCTCGGGAGGATCTTATGGGGCAACTGCGGCCAGTGCAGCAGTGGCAGCCTCCGCCAATGGATATGCACCCGCTCCGAACATGGGTACACTGTCCTCCTCGCCCGGCAGTGTCTTCAATTCCACGTCAA gGGTCAGCAGCCTGAGTTTCAATCCCTTCGCCCTGCCCACCTGCAATACCCAGGGCTATAGCACCAGTCAGCTGGTGACGTCAACCAAATAA
- the LOC6494640 gene encoding transcription factor collier isoform X5: MDWGRKLYPSAVSGPRSAGGLMFGLPPTAADMNQPRGPMTSLKEEPLGSRWAMQPVVDQSNLGIGRAHFEKQPPSNLRKSNFFHFVIALYDRAGQPIEIERTAFIGFIEKDSESDATKTNNGIQYRLQLLYANGARQEQDIFVRLIDSVSKQAIIYEGQDKNPEMCRVLLTHEVMCSRCCDKKSCGNRNETPSDPVIIDRFFLKFFLKCNQNCLKNAGNPRDMRRFQVVISTQVAVDGPLLAISDNMFVHNNSKHGRRAKRLDTTEGLYPPLPVATPCIKAISPSEGWTTGGATVIIVGDNFFDGLQVVFGTMLVWSELITSHAIRVQTPPRHIPGVVEVTLSYKSKQFCKGSPGRFVYVSALNEPTIDYGFQRLQKLIPRHPGDPEKLQKEIILKRAADLVEALYSMPSRSPGGSTGFNSYAGQLAVSVQDGSGQWTEDDYQRAQSSSVSPRGGYCSSASTPHSSGGSYGATAASAAVAASANGYAPAPNMGTLSSSPGSVFNSTSMSAVSSTWHQAFVQHHHATAAHPHHYPHPHQPWHNPAVSAATAAAV, encoded by the exons ATGGACTGGGGCCGGAAGCTCTATCCGAGCGCCGTCTCCGGCCCCCGATCCGCCGGAGGTCTGATGTTCGGCCTTCCGCCCACCGCCGCCGACATGAACCAGCCCCGGGGACCGATGACCTCGCTCAAGGAGGAGCCCCTGGGCAGCCGGTGGGCCATGCAGCCCGTCGTGGATCAGAGCAA TTTGGGCATCGGCCGCGCCCACTTTGAGAAGCAGCCGCCCAGTAATTTGCGAAAGTCGAACTTCTTTCACTTCGTGATCGCTCTCTACGACCGAGCTGGGCAGCCCATTGAGATCGAGAGGACGGCCTTCATAGGATTCATCGAAAAGGACTCGGAGTCGGATGCCACCAAGACGAACAATGGTATCCAGTACCGATTGCAGTTGCTCTATGCCAATG GAGCCCGCCAGGAACAGGACATATTCGTGCGCCTTATCGACTCAGTATCCAAGCAG GCCATCATTTATGAGGGACAGGACAAAAATCCCGAAATGTGTCGAGTTCTGCTAACGCACGAGGTGATGTGCAG CCGCTGCTGTGATAAAAAGAGCTGTGGTAACCGCAACGAGACGCCATCGGACCCCGTCATTATTGATCG ATTCTTTCTCAAGTTCTTCTTGAAGTGCAACCAGAATTGTCTAAAGAATGCCGGCAACCCGCGGGACATGCGCAGATTCCAG GTGGTCATCTCCACACAAGTGGCCGTTGATGGACCATTACTGGCCATCTCCGACAACATGTTCGTGCACAATAACTCGAAGCACGGACGAAGGGCCAAGCGGCTGGACACCACGGAAG GATTGTATCCACCTCTCCCAGTGGCCACGCCCTGCATCAAGGCCATCTCGCCCAGCGAAGGCTGGACCACCGGCGGCGCCACGGTCATCATTGTGGGTGACAACTTTTTCGACGGCCTCCAGGTGGTGTTCGGGACAATGCTGGTGTGGAGCGAGCTGATCACCTCACACGCCATCCGGGTGCAGACTCCGCCGCGGCACATTCCCGGCGTGGTGGAGGTCACGCTCTCCTACAAAAGCAAGCAGTTCTGCAAGGGATCCCCCGGACGCTTCGTCTATGTCT CAGCTCTCAACGAACCCACAATCGACTACGGTTTCCAGCGCCTGCAAAAGCTCATTCCCCGTCATCCCGGAGATCCAGAGAAGCTTCAAAAGGAGATCATCCTAAAACGGGCAGCCGATCTGGTCGAGGCTCTCTACTCCATGCCGAG CAGATCCCCGGGCGGTTCAACGGGCTTCAATTCGTATGCCGGCCAGCTGGCGGTCAGTGTTCAGGACGGCAGTGGTCAGTGGACCGAGGACGACTACCAACGCGCCCAGTCGAGCAGTGTGAGTCCACGGGGCGGATACTGCAGTAGCGCCTCCACGCCGCACAGCTCGGGAGGATCTTATGGGGCAACTGCGGCCAGTGCAGCAGTGGCAGCCTCCGCCAATGGATATGCACCCGCTCCGAACATGGGTACACTGTCCTCCTCGCCCGGCAGTGTCTTCAATTCCACGTCAA TGTCCGCCGTGTCGTCGACGTGGCATCAGGCGTTCGTGCAGCACCATCATGCGACGGCCGCCCATCCACACCACTACCCGCATCCCCACCAGCCGTGGCACAATCCGGCCGTGTCAGCAGCCACGGCGGCGGCCGTTTAA
- the LOC6494640 gene encoding transcription factor collier isoform X7 has product MDWGRKLYPSAVSGPRSAGGLMFGLPPTAADMNQPRGPMTSLKEEPLGSRWAMQPVVDQSNLGIGRAHFEKQPPSNLRKSNFFHFVIALYDRAGQPIEIERTAFIGFIEKDSESDATKTNNGIQYRLQLLYANGARQEQDIFVRLIDSVSKQAIIYEGQDKNPEMCRVLLTHEVMCSRCCDKKSCGNRNETPSDPVIIDRFFLKFFLKCNQNCLKNAGNPRDMRRFQVVISTQVAVDGPLLAISDNMFVHNNSKHGRRAKRLDTTEGTGNTSLSISGHPLAPDSTYDGLYPPLPVATPCIKAISPSEGWTTGGATVIIVGDNFFDGLQVVFGTMLVWSELITSHAIRVQTPPRHIPGVVEVTLSYKSKQFCKGSPGRFVYVSALNEPTIDYGFQRLQKLIPRHPGDPEKLQKEIILKRAADLVEALYSMPSRSPGGSTGFNSYAGQLAVSVQDGSGQWTEDDYQRAQSSSVSPRGGYCSSASTPHSSGGSYGATAASAAVAASANGYAPAPNMGTLSSSPGSVFNSTSMSAVSSTWHQAFVQHHHATAAHPHHYPHPHQPWHNPAVSAATAAAV; this is encoded by the exons ATGGACTGGGGCCGGAAGCTCTATCCGAGCGCCGTCTCCGGCCCCCGATCCGCCGGAGGTCTGATGTTCGGCCTTCCGCCCACCGCCGCCGACATGAACCAGCCCCGGGGACCGATGACCTCGCTCAAGGAGGAGCCCCTGGGCAGCCGGTGGGCCATGCAGCCCGTCGTGGATCAGAGCAA TTTGGGCATCGGCCGCGCCCACTTTGAGAAGCAGCCGCCCAGTAATTTGCGAAAGTCGAACTTCTTTCACTTCGTGATCGCTCTCTACGACCGAGCTGGGCAGCCCATTGAGATCGAGAGGACGGCCTTCATAGGATTCATCGAAAAGGACTCGGAGTCGGATGCCACCAAGACGAACAATGGTATCCAGTACCGATTGCAGTTGCTCTATGCCAATG GAGCCCGCCAGGAACAGGACATATTCGTGCGCCTTATCGACTCAGTATCCAAGCAG GCCATCATTTATGAGGGACAGGACAAAAATCCCGAAATGTGTCGAGTTCTGCTAACGCACGAGGTGATGTGCAG CCGCTGCTGTGATAAAAAGAGCTGTGGTAACCGCAACGAGACGCCATCGGACCCCGTCATTATTGATCG ATTCTTTCTCAAGTTCTTCTTGAAGTGCAACCAGAATTGTCTAAAGAATGCCGGCAACCCGCGGGACATGCGCAGATTCCAG GTGGTCATCTCCACACAAGTGGCCGTTGATGGACCATTACTGGCCATCTCCGACAACATGTTCGTGCACAATAACTCGAAGCACGGACGAAGGGCCAAGCGGCTGGACACCACGGAAGGTACAGGCAACACATCCCTGTCCATTTCCGGTCACCCCCTAGCGCCCGACAGTACCTACGATG GATTGTATCCACCTCTCCCAGTGGCCACGCCCTGCATCAAGGCCATCTCGCCCAGCGAAGGCTGGACCACCGGCGGCGCCACGGTCATCATTGTGGGTGACAACTTTTTCGACGGCCTCCAGGTGGTGTTCGGGACAATGCTGGTGTGGAGCGAGCTGATCACCTCACACGCCATCCGGGTGCAGACTCCGCCGCGGCACATTCCCGGCGTGGTGGAGGTCACGCTCTCCTACAAAAGCAAGCAGTTCTGCAAGGGATCCCCCGGACGCTTCGTCTATGTCT CAGCTCTCAACGAACCCACAATCGACTACGGTTTCCAGCGCCTGCAAAAGCTCATTCCCCGTCATCCCGGAGATCCAGAGAAGCTTCAAAAGGAGATCATCCTAAAACGGGCAGCCGATCTGGTCGAGGCTCTCTACTCCATGCCGAG CAGATCCCCGGGCGGTTCAACGGGCTTCAATTCGTATGCCGGCCAGCTGGCGGTCAGTGTTCAGGACGGCAGTGGTCAGTGGACCGAGGACGACTACCAACGCGCCCAGTCGAGCAGTGTGAGTCCACGGGGCGGATACTGCAGTAGCGCCTCCACGCCGCACAGCTCGGGAGGATCTTATGGGGCAACTGCGGCCAGTGCAGCAGTGGCAGCCTCCGCCAATGGATATGCACCCGCTCCGAACATGGGTACACTGTCCTCCTCGCCCGGCAGTGTCTTCAATTCCACGTCAA TGTCCGCCGTGTCGTCGACGTGGCATCAGGCGTTCGTGCAGCACCATCATGCGACGGCCGCCCATCCACACCACTACCCGCATCCCCACCAGCCGTGGCACAATCCGGCCGTGTCAGCAGCCACGGCGGCGGCCGTTTAA
- the LOC6494640 gene encoding transcription factor collier isoform X8, giving the protein MDWGRKLYPSAVSGPRSAGGLMFGLPPTAADMNQPRGPMTSLKEEPLGSRWAMQPVVDQSNLGIGRAHFEKQPPSNLRKSNFFHFVIALYDRAGQPIEIERTAFIGFIEKDSESDATKTNNGIQYRLQLLYANGARQEQDIFVRLIDSVSKQAIIYEGQDKNPEMCRVLLTHEVMCSRCCDKKSCGNRNETPSDPVIIDRFFLKFFLKCNQNCLKNAGNPRDMRRFQVVISTQVAVDGPLLAISDNMFVHNNSKHGRRAKRLDTTEGTGNTSLSISGHPLAPDSTYDGLYPPLPVATPCIKAISPSEGWTTGGATVIIVGDNFFDGLQVVFGTMLVWSELITSHAIRVQTPPRHIPGVVEVTLSYKSKQFCKGSPGRFVYVSALNEPTIDYGFQRLQKLIPRHPGDPEKLQKEIILKRAADLVEALYSMPRSPGGSTGFNSYAGQLAVSVQDGSGQWTEDDYQRAQSSSVSPRGGYCSSASTPHSSGGSYGATAASAAVAASANGYAPAPNMGTLSSSPGSVFNSTSRVSSLSFNPFALPTCNTQGYSTSQLVTSTK; this is encoded by the exons ATGGACTGGGGCCGGAAGCTCTATCCGAGCGCCGTCTCCGGCCCCCGATCCGCCGGAGGTCTGATGTTCGGCCTTCCGCCCACCGCCGCCGACATGAACCAGCCCCGGGGACCGATGACCTCGCTCAAGGAGGAGCCCCTGGGCAGCCGGTGGGCCATGCAGCCCGTCGTGGATCAGAGCAA TTTGGGCATCGGCCGCGCCCACTTTGAGAAGCAGCCGCCCAGTAATTTGCGAAAGTCGAACTTCTTTCACTTCGTGATCGCTCTCTACGACCGAGCTGGGCAGCCCATTGAGATCGAGAGGACGGCCTTCATAGGATTCATCGAAAAGGACTCGGAGTCGGATGCCACCAAGACGAACAATGGTATCCAGTACCGATTGCAGTTGCTCTATGCCAATG GAGCCCGCCAGGAACAGGACATATTCGTGCGCCTTATCGACTCAGTATCCAAGCAG GCCATCATTTATGAGGGACAGGACAAAAATCCCGAAATGTGTCGAGTTCTGCTAACGCACGAGGTGATGTGCAG CCGCTGCTGTGATAAAAAGAGCTGTGGTAACCGCAACGAGACGCCATCGGACCCCGTCATTATTGATCG ATTCTTTCTCAAGTTCTTCTTGAAGTGCAACCAGAATTGTCTAAAGAATGCCGGCAACCCGCGGGACATGCGCAGATTCCAG GTGGTCATCTCCACACAAGTGGCCGTTGATGGACCATTACTGGCCATCTCCGACAACATGTTCGTGCACAATAACTCGAAGCACGGACGAAGGGCCAAGCGGCTGGACACCACGGAAGGTACAGGCAACACATCCCTGTCCATTTCCGGTCACCCCCTAGCGCCCGACAGTACCTACGATG GATTGTATCCACCTCTCCCAGTGGCCACGCCCTGCATCAAGGCCATCTCGCCCAGCGAAGGCTGGACCACCGGCGGCGCCACGGTCATCATTGTGGGTGACAACTTTTTCGACGGCCTCCAGGTGGTGTTCGGGACAATGCTGGTGTGGAGCGAGCTGATCACCTCACACGCCATCCGGGTGCAGACTCCGCCGCGGCACATTCCCGGCGTGGTGGAGGTCACGCTCTCCTACAAAAGCAAGCAGTTCTGCAAGGGATCCCCCGGACGCTTCGTCTATGTCT CAGCTCTCAACGAACCCACAATCGACTACGGTTTCCAGCGCCTGCAAAAGCTCATTCCCCGTCATCCCGGAGATCCAGAGAAGCTTCAAAAGGAGATCATCCTAAAACGGGCAGCCGATCTGGTCGAGGCTCTCTACTCCATGCCGAG ATCCCCGGGCGGTTCAACGGGCTTCAATTCGTATGCCGGCCAGCTGGCGGTCAGTGTTCAGGACGGCAGTGGTCAGTGGACCGAGGACGACTACCAACGCGCCCAGTCGAGCAGTGTGAGTCCACGGGGCGGATACTGCAGTAGCGCCTCCACGCCGCACAGCTCGGGAGGATCTTATGGGGCAACTGCGGCCAGTGCAGCAGTGGCAGCCTCCGCCAATGGATATGCACCCGCTCCGAACATGGGTACACTGTCCTCCTCGCCCGGCAGTGTCTTCAATTCCACGTCAA gGGTCAGCAGCCTGAGTTTCAATCCCTTCGCCCTGCCCACCTGCAATACCCAGGGCTATAGCACCAGTCAGCTGGTGACGTCAACCAAATAA
- the LOC6494640 gene encoding transcription factor collier isoform X3, which produces MDWGRKLYPSAVSGPRSAGGLMFGLPPTAADMNQPRGPMTSLKEEPLGSRWAMQPVVDQSNLGIGRAHFEKQPPSNLRKSNFFHFVIALYDRAGQPIEIERTAFIGFIEKDSESDATKTNNGIQYRLQLLYANGARQEQDIFVRLIDSVSKQAIIYEGQDKNPEMCRVLLTHEVMCSRCCDKKSCGNRNETPSDPVIIDRFFLKFFLKCNQNCLKNAGNPRDMRRFQVVISTQVAVDGPLLAISDNMFVHNNSKHGRRAKRLDTTEGTGNTSLSISGHPLAPDSTYDGLYPPLPVATPCIKAISPSEGWTTGGATVIIVGDNFFDGLQVVFGTMLVWSELITSHAIRVQTPPRHIPGVVEVTLSYKSKQFCKGSPGRFVYVSALNEPTIDYGFQRLQKLIPRHPGDPEKLQKEIILKRAADLVEALYSMPSRSPGGSTGFNSYAGQLAVSVQDGSGQWTEDDYQRAQSSSVSPRGGYCSSASTPHSSGGSYGATAASAAVAASANGYAPAPNMGTLSSSPGSVFNSTSRVSSLSFNPFALPTCNTQGYSTSQLVTSTK; this is translated from the exons ATGGACTGGGGCCGGAAGCTCTATCCGAGCGCCGTCTCCGGCCCCCGATCCGCCGGAGGTCTGATGTTCGGCCTTCCGCCCACCGCCGCCGACATGAACCAGCCCCGGGGACCGATGACCTCGCTCAAGGAGGAGCCCCTGGGCAGCCGGTGGGCCATGCAGCCCGTCGTGGATCAGAGCAA TTTGGGCATCGGCCGCGCCCACTTTGAGAAGCAGCCGCCCAGTAATTTGCGAAAGTCGAACTTCTTTCACTTCGTGATCGCTCTCTACGACCGAGCTGGGCAGCCCATTGAGATCGAGAGGACGGCCTTCATAGGATTCATCGAAAAGGACTCGGAGTCGGATGCCACCAAGACGAACAATGGTATCCAGTACCGATTGCAGTTGCTCTATGCCAATG GAGCCCGCCAGGAACAGGACATATTCGTGCGCCTTATCGACTCAGTATCCAAGCAG GCCATCATTTATGAGGGACAGGACAAAAATCCCGAAATGTGTCGAGTTCTGCTAACGCACGAGGTGATGTGCAG CCGCTGCTGTGATAAAAAGAGCTGTGGTAACCGCAACGAGACGCCATCGGACCCCGTCATTATTGATCG ATTCTTTCTCAAGTTCTTCTTGAAGTGCAACCAGAATTGTCTAAAGAATGCCGGCAACCCGCGGGACATGCGCAGATTCCAG GTGGTCATCTCCACACAAGTGGCCGTTGATGGACCATTACTGGCCATCTCCGACAACATGTTCGTGCACAATAACTCGAAGCACGGACGAAGGGCCAAGCGGCTGGACACCACGGAAGGTACAGGCAACACATCCCTGTCCATTTCCGGTCACCCCCTAGCGCCCGACAGTACCTACGATG GATTGTATCCACCTCTCCCAGTGGCCACGCCCTGCATCAAGGCCATCTCGCCCAGCGAAGGCTGGACCACCGGCGGCGCCACGGTCATCATTGTGGGTGACAACTTTTTCGACGGCCTCCAGGTGGTGTTCGGGACAATGCTGGTGTGGAGCGAGCTGATCACCTCACACGCCATCCGGGTGCAGACTCCGCCGCGGCACATTCCCGGCGTGGTGGAGGTCACGCTCTCCTACAAAAGCAAGCAGTTCTGCAAGGGATCCCCCGGACGCTTCGTCTATGTCT CAGCTCTCAACGAACCCACAATCGACTACGGTTTCCAGCGCCTGCAAAAGCTCATTCCCCGTCATCCCGGAGATCCAGAGAAGCTTCAAAAGGAGATCATCCTAAAACGGGCAGCCGATCTGGTCGAGGCTCTCTACTCCATGCCGAG CAGATCCCCGGGCGGTTCAACGGGCTTCAATTCGTATGCCGGCCAGCTGGCGGTCAGTGTTCAGGACGGCAGTGGTCAGTGGACCGAGGACGACTACCAACGCGCCCAGTCGAGCAGTGTGAGTCCACGGGGCGGATACTGCAGTAGCGCCTCCACGCCGCACAGCTCGGGAGGATCTTATGGGGCAACTGCGGCCAGTGCAGCAGTGGCAGCCTCCGCCAATGGATATGCACCCGCTCCGAACATGGGTACACTGTCCTCCTCGCCCGGCAGTGTCTTCAATTCCACGTCAA gGGTCAGCAGCCTGAGTTTCAATCCCTTCGCCCTGCCCACCTGCAATACCCAGGGCTATAGCACCAGTCAGCTGGTGACGTCAACCAAATAA